The Lagopus muta isolate bLagMut1 chromosome 8, bLagMut1 primary, whole genome shotgun sequence genome contains a region encoding:
- the LOC125697255 gene encoding UDP-glucuronosyltransferase 1A1-like isoform X33, protein MALLLPSHPQVSVSLLLLLSVLSLAAGGKLLVVSLDGSPWFSALKMFEVLKQKGHEIVVVAPEASLNIKPSENFILKTYPVPFTEEGLSGSLQSFLKDLFEEGSFLKRFFKDRENMKKLSESTTKECEQLLYNEELIRYLEESNFDAVLTEAALPCGTILAEHLSLPFVYFMMFLPCGLDFEATQCPSPPSYVPRAFSGHTDHMNFLQRVKNVILDTSNLFLCDLLYKPFEKLASEFLKRDVTARDLLGKASVWLLRYDFVLEYPRPLMPNMIAVGGVNCAHKQLSQEFEAIVNASGEHGIVVFSLGSMVSEIPMKKAMEIADALGSVPQTVLWRYTGEAPPNLPKNVKLVKWLPQNDLLAHPKTRAFITHGGSHGIYEGICNAVPMVLMPLFGDQMDNAKRVESRGAGLTLNILEMTSKDISDALKAVINDKKYKENIQRLSELHLDRPIHPLDLAVHWVEFVMKHKGAPHLRPAAHDLNWIQYHSLDVFAFLLAVVLLILFISVKCCMFCCRRCCFKKGRKSKSGKSKTH, encoded by the exons GTGGGAAGCTGCTGGTGGTATCCCTGGATGGCAGTCCCTGGTTCAGTGCGCTGAAAATGTTTGAAGTCCTGAAGCAGAAAGGACATGAAATAGTCGTCGTTGCACCTGAAGCCAGTTTAAACATAAAGCCATCAgagaattttattctgaaaacctACCCAGTCCCGTTCACTGAGGAAGGGCTGTCTGGCAGTCTGCAGTCATTTTTAAAGGATCTATTTGAAGAAGgatcatttctgaaaagattttttaaagatcgtgaaaatatgaaaaaattatCTGAGTCAACTACCAAAGAATGTGAACAGTTACTGTACAATGAAGAACTTATCAGATATCTCGAGGAGAGTAACTTCGATGCTGTCCTTACGGAAGCTGCACTGCCCTGTGGAACAATACTGGCCGAGCATCTTTCACTCCCTTTTGTGTATTTCATGATGTTTCTACCATGTGGATTAGATTTTGAGGCTACCCAGTGTCCCAGTCCCCCTTCATATGTTCCCAGGGCATTTTCAGGCCATACAGATCACATGAACTTCCTCCAGCGTGTGAAGAATGTCATCTTGGACACCTCCAATCTCTTTCTTTGTGACCTTCTCTATAAACCATTTGAAAAACTGGCTTCTGAGTTCCTAAAGCGAGATGTGACTGCACGTGATCTCTTAGGCAAGGCTTCCGTATGGCTTCTGAGGTATGACTTTGTGCTAGAATATCCAAGACCATTGATGCCCAACATGATTGCAGTTGGAGGAGTAAACTGTGCTCACAAGCAGCTCTCTCAG GAATTCGAAGCCATTGTAAATGCTTCTGGGGAACACGGTATTGTTGTCTTCTCGCTGGGCTCCATGGTCTCCGAGATCCCCATGAAGAAAGCCATGGAAATTGCAGATGCCTTGGGATCAGTCCCTCAAACG GTTCTGTGGCGATACACAGGAGAGGCACCCCCCAACCTGCCAAAGAACGTGAAGCTTGTCAAGTGGCTGCCACAGAATGACCTCCTAG CTCACCCTAAGACTCGTGCCTTCATTACCCATGGAGGCTCACACGGTATTTATGAGGGCATATGCAATGCAGTGCCAATGGTGTTAATGCCTTTATTTGGAGACCAGATGGACAATGCGAAACGAGTGGAGTCACGGGGAGCAGGATTGACACTGAATATACTAGAAATGACTTCGAAAGACATATCCGATGCCCTGAAAGCAGTTATCAATGATAAAAA GTACAAAGAGAACATCCAGCGTCTCTCAGAGCTTCACCTTGACAGGCCCATCCACCCTCTGGACCTGGCTGTGCACTGGGTAGAGTTTGTCATGAAACACAAAGGGGCCCCACACCTGCGCCCTGCTGCCCATGACCTGAACTGGATCCAGTATCACTCTCTGGACGTCTTTGCCTTCCTCCTGGCTGTGgtcctcctcatcctcttcaTTTCTGTGAAGTGCTGCATGTTCTGCTGCCGCAGGTGCTGCTttaagaaggggagaaaaagcaaatcagGGAAATCAAAGACCCACTAG
- the LOC125697255 gene encoding UDP-glucuronosyltransferase 1A1-like isoform X27, with product MALLLPSHPQVSVSLLLLLSGLSLAAGGKLLVVSLDGSPWFSALKMFEVLKQKGHEIVVVAPEASLNIKPSENFILKTYPVPFTEEGLSGSLQSFLKDLFEEGSFLKRFFKDRENMKKLSESTTKECEQLLYNEELIRYLEESNFDAVLTEAALPCGTILAEHLSLPFVYFMMFLPCGLDFEATQCPSPPSYVPRAFSGHTDHMNFLQRVKNVILDTSNLFLCDLLYKPFEKLASEFLKRDVTARDLLGKASVWLLRYDFVLEYPRPLMPNMIAVGGVNCAHKQLSQEFEAIVNASGEHGIVVFSLGSMVSEIPMKKAMEIADALGSVPQTVLWRYTGEAPPNLPKNVKLVKWLPQNDLLAHPKTRAFITHGGSHGIYEGICNAVPMVLMPLFGDQMDNAKRVESRGAGLTLNILEMTSKDISDALKAVINDKKYKENIQRLSELHLDRPIHPLDLAVHWVEFVMKHKGAPHLRPAAHDLNWIQYHSLDVFAFLLAVVLLILFISVKCCMFCCRRCCFKKGRKSKSGKSKTH from the exons ctgcttctgctgctgtccgGGCTCAGCTTGGCTGCAGGTGGGAAGCTGCTGGTGGTATCCCTGGATGGCAGTCCCTGGTTCAGTGCGCTGAAAATGTTTGAAGTCCTGAAGCAGAAAGGACATGAAATAGTCGTCGTTGCACCTGAAGCCAGTTTAAACATAAAGCCATCAgagaattttattctgaaaacctACCCAGTCCCGTTCACTGAGGAAGGGCTGTCTGGCAGTCTGCAGTCATTTTTAAAGGATCTATTTGAAGAAGgatcatttctgaaaagattttttaaagatcgtgaaaatatgaaaaaattatCTGAGTCAACTACCAAAGAATGTGAACAGTTACTGTACAATGAAGAACTTATCAGATATCTCGAGGAGAGTAACTTCGATGCTGTCCTTACGGAAGCTGCACTGCCCTGTGGAACAATACTGGCCGAGCATCTTTCACTCCCTTTTGTGTATTTCATGATGTTTCTACCATGTGGATTAGATTTTGAGGCTACCCAGTGTCCCAGTCCCCCTTCATATGTTCCCAGGGCATTTTCAGGCCATACAGATCACATGAACTTCCTCCAGCGTGTGAAGAATGTCATCTTGGACACCTCCAATCTCTTTCTTTGTGACCTTCTCTATAAACCATTTGAAAAACTGGCTTCTGAGTTCCTAAAGCGAGATGTGACTGCACGTGATCTCTTAGGCAAGGCTTCCGTATGGCTTCTGAGGTATGACTTTGTGCTAGAATATCCAAGACCATTGATGCCCAACATGATTGCAGTTGGAGGAGTAAACTGTGCTCACAAGCAGCTCTCTCAG GAATTCGAAGCCATTGTAAATGCTTCTGGGGAACACGGTATTGTTGTCTTCTCGCTGGGCTCCATGGTCTCCGAGATCCCCATGAAGAAAGCCATGGAAATTGCAGATGCCTTGGGATCAGTCCCTCAAACG GTTCTGTGGCGATACACAGGAGAGGCACCCCCCAACCTGCCAAAGAACGTGAAGCTTGTCAAGTGGCTGCCACAGAATGACCTCCTAG CTCACCCTAAGACTCGTGCCTTCATTACCCATGGAGGCTCACACGGTATTTATGAGGGCATATGCAATGCAGTGCCAATGGTGTTAATGCCTTTATTTGGAGACCAGATGGACAATGCGAAACGAGTGGAGTCACGGGGAGCAGGATTGACACTGAATATACTAGAAATGACTTCGAAAGACATATCCGATGCCCTGAAAGCAGTTATCAATGATAAAAA GTACAAAGAGAACATCCAGCGTCTCTCAGAGCTTCACCTTGACAGGCCCATCCACCCTCTGGACCTGGCTGTGCACTGGGTAGAGTTTGTCATGAAACACAAAGGGGCCCCACACCTGCGCCCTGCTGCCCATGACCTGAACTGGATCCAGTATCACTCTCTGGACGTCTTTGCCTTCCTCCTGGCTGTGgtcctcctcatcctcttcaTTTCTGTGAAGTGCTGCATGTTCTGCTGCCGCAGGTGCTGCTttaagaaggggagaaaaagcaaatcagGGAAATCAAAGACCCACTAG
- the LOC125697255 gene encoding UDP-glucuronosyltransferase 1A1-like isoform X41, which translates to MALLLPSHPQVSVSLLLLLSGLSLAAGGKLLVVSMDGSPWFSALKMFEVLKQKGHEIVVVAPEANLNVKPSENFILKTYPVPFTEEGMLGRLQSLLKGLFEEGSFLERYFREQENMKKLSESTAKECEQLLHNAELIRYLKQSNFDALLMDPALPCGAILAEHLSIPSVYFMRLILCGLDFEATQCPSPPSYVPRLLTEHADHMNFFQRVKNVIFDTSNLFLCDFLYKPYNKLASEFLQRDVTMLDLFRKASVWLLRYDFVLEYPRPLMPNMIAVAGVNCAHKQLSQEFEAIVNASGEHGIVVFSLGSMVSEIPMKKAMEIADALGSVPQTVLWRYTGEAPPNLPKNVKLVKWLPQNDLLAHPKTRAFITHGGSHGIYEGICNAVPMVLMPLFGDQMDNAKRVESRGAGLTLNILEMTSKDISDALKAVINDKKYKENIQRLSELHLDRPIHPLDLAVHWVEFVMKHKGAPHLRPAAHDLNWIQYHSLDVFAFLLAVVLLILFISVKCCMFCCRRCCFKKGRKSKSGKSKTH; encoded by the exons atggccctgctgcttccttctcatcCACAAGTCTCAGTGtcgctgcttctgctgctgtccgGGCTCAGCTTGGCTGCAGGTGGGAAGCTGCTGGTGGTATCCATGGATGGCAGTCCCTGGTTCAGTGCGCTGAAAATGTTTGAAGTCCTGAAGCAGAAAGGACATGAAATAGTCGTCGTTGCACCTGAAGCCAATTTAAACGTAAAGCCATCGgagaattttattctgaaaacctACCCAGTCCCGTTCACTGAGGAAGGGATGCTTGGCCGTTTGCAGTCACTTTTAAAGGGTCTATTTGAAGAAGGATCATTTCTGGAAAGATATTTtagagaacaggaaaatatgaaaaaattgtCTGAGTCAACTGCCAAAGAATGTGAACAGTTACTGCACAATGCAGAACTTATCAGATATCTCAAGCAGAGTAACTTTGATGCTCTCTTAATGGATCCTGCACTGCCCTGTGGAGCAATACTGGCCGAGCACctttccatcccttctgtgtatTTCATGAGGTTAATACTATGTGGATTAGACTTTGAGGCCACCCAGTGTCCCAGTCCCCCTTCATATGTTCCCAGGCTACTTACAGAACATGCAGATCACATGAACTTTTTCCAGCGTGTGAAGAATGTCATCTTTGACACCTCCAATCTCTTTCTTTGTGACTTTCTTTATAAACCATATAACAAATTGGCTTCTGAGTTCCTTCAGCGAGATGTGACCATGCTAGATCTCTTTCGTAAGGCTTCTGTATGGCTTCTGAGGTATGACTTTGTGCTAGAATATCCAAGACCATTGATGCCCAACATGATTGCAGTTGCAGGAGTAAACTGTGCTCACAAGCAGCTCTCTCAG GAATTCGAAGCCATTGTAAATGCTTCTGGGGAACACGGTATTGTTGTCTTCTCGCTGGGCTCCATGGTCTCCGAGATCCCCATGAAGAAAGCCATGGAAATTGCAGATGCCTTGGGATCAGTCCCTCAAACG GTTCTGTGGCGATACACAGGAGAGGCACCCCCCAACCTGCCAAAGAACGTGAAGCTTGTCAAGTGGCTGCCACAGAATGACCTCCTAG CTCACCCTAAGACTCGTGCCTTCATTACCCATGGAGGCTCACACGGTATTTATGAGGGCATATGCAATGCAGTGCCAATGGTGTTAATGCCTTTATTTGGAGACCAGATGGACAATGCGAAACGAGTGGAGTCACGGGGAGCAGGATTGACACTGAATATACTAGAAATGACTTCGAAAGACATATCCGATGCCCTGAAAGCAGTTATCAATGATAAAAA GTACAAAGAGAACATCCAGCGTCTCTCAGAGCTTCACCTTGACAGGCCCATCCACCCTCTGGACCTGGCTGTGCACTGGGTAGAGTTTGTCATGAAACACAAAGGGGCCCCACACCTGCGCCCTGCTGCCCATGACCTGAACTGGATCCAGTATCACTCTCTGGACGTCTTTGCCTTCCTCCTGGCTGTGgtcctcctcatcctcttcaTTTCTGTGAAGTGCTGCATGTTCTGCTGCCGCAGGTGCTGCTttaagaaggggagaaaaagcaaatcagGGAAATCAAAGACCCACTAG